The genomic window TGCCGGTGCCCGCTTCGAACCGGCCCGGTGGCGGCTGGAACAGCGAACGCTCCAGGGTGACATCGCTGATCATGTTGCCGCCGCCCTGCCAGGGCGGAACATCTTGCAGTATCTCGGATTTTCCGTAGACCACGCCGATTCCGGTGGGGCCGAACAACTTGTGGCCGGAGAACACGAAGAAGTCGGCACCGATCGAGCGCACGTCGATGCTGGTGTGCGGCACCGATTGGGCGCCGTCCACGATCGTCACCGCACCGGCCCGCTGTGCCTCGGCGACGATCTCGCGCACCGGCGTAATGGTGCCAAGCGCGTTCGAAACATGGGCCACCGAGACGAGTTTCGTCCGGTCGGAGAGCAGCCTGGTGTATTCGCCCAGCATCAGCTCGCCGGTGTCGTCGACCGGGATCACCTTCAGCTGAGCGCCCGTCTCGGCGGCAAGCAGCTGCCAGGGCACGATGTTCGCGTGGTGCTCGAGGTGCGAGATGATGATCTCGTCACCGGCGTGAATATTCTTGCGGCCCCAGGTCTGCGCGATCAGGTTGATGCCCTCGGTGGCGCCGCGGACGAAAATGATCTCCTCCGTCGACGACGCGCCGATGAATCGGGCCACGATGGCACGGGCCTGCTCGTAGGCATCGGTGGACCGCGCCGCCAATTCGTGTGCCGCCCGGTGGATATTTGAGTTCTCGTGCTCATAGAAGTGCGCGATGCGCTCGATCACCGATCGAGGCTTCTGCGTCGTCGCGGCGTTGTCGAACCACACCAGCGGATGCCCGTTCACCTGTTCTCGCAGAATCGGGAAGTCCTTGCGCACCGTGTACACGTCGAACGGCGGGTGCGCGTCGGGCAGTTGACTGGGCGCGGCGCTACCGGGTGATTCCAGGAAGTAGAAGCTCGGCGCCGCGGCCGCCTGCTGGGGCGCGGCGTCGGGAAAGCGTTGCGGCGACAGCACTTCGCGCAATGACGGAAGCGCTGTCAAGAACGGGTCGGTGTGTACCCCCGCGGTACTGACCGGCGGGTGCGCGGGCAGGCCCGCCGCGTCGGCCATCGGCACGTCGCGTCCCCAGCCCGGGACCGACGGCTCGGGCGTCCGTCCGCCTGGCGGCGTGGTGTCCGAATCGCCCTGCGCACCTGACGATGCCGAGGAACGCCCCGGAACGTGGACGCTGGCCGGAGTAGTCCTCGAAGACCCTTGCGTTCCTGACGCAGCAGATGTCGGCGTGCGAGCACTGACCGGTGCGGCTCCCGCAAGCCCTTGCGCGCCTGACGATGCCGGGACCGACGGCTGCGGCACACGGCCGCCGGGCGGATTGGTGCCCGAAAGCCCCTGTGTGCCGGGCGCTGCCGCAGACGGCTGCTGCGGATGCAGACCGGGATGGGTGGCACCGGAAAACCCCGGTGCACCCGCCGAGGTGACCGCGGGCACCGGCGACGGCACCGGCACATTCGGCGGCGAAGTCGGCAGATCCGGCTGCGCCACACTCACCCCTACCGGTGCGGCGGGCAGACCCGTCGACCCCGACGGCAGCGCCGAGAAGAACGCACCGGCAAGGCGATTCAGCGTCGCCTCGTCCGGCAGCATCCACTCGGCGCCGCCCTCGTTCGCCGGCCGCGGGATGTCAGCCCCGGTAGGTCGGTGCGTAGTCATGGAACTTGCCCACCTCGGCTCCGTCGAGTACCGCCACCGCGTCATCGACCAGGATCGCCAGCGAGCAGTACAGCGACACCAGATACGACGCGATCGCGCTGCGATCAATACCCATGAACTTGACCGAAAGCCCCGGTCCCTGTTCACCGGCCAGCCCCGGCTGGTACAAACCGACCACACCCTGCCGGGCTTCACCGGTCCGGATCAGCAGGAATTTGGTCTTCCCGCGCTCCACCGGAACTTTGTCCGACGGAATGATGGGAATCCCACGCCAGGTCAGGAACTGCGACCCGAACATGCTCACCGTCGGCGGTGGCACACCGCGTCGGGTGCATTCCCGGCCGAATGCCGCGATGCCCTGCGGGTGGGTGAGGAAGAAGCCCGGCTCCTTCCAGACCCGGGTGATCAGATTGTCCAGGTCGTCCGGCGTGGGCGGCCCGGCGATCGTGGAGAGCCGTTGCTTCTTGGCGGCATTGGTGATGAGCCCATAGTCGGGGCTGTTGATCAGCTCGCCCTCTTGGTGCTCCTTGATCGCCTCAATGGTCAACCGCAACTGTTGAGCTATCTGATCGTGCGGGCTCGAATACAGATCCGAGACGCGGGTGTGCACATCGAGAATGGTGTGCACGGCCTTGAGTCGGTACTCCCGCGGGTCTCGTTCGTAGTCGATGAACGTCTCCGGCAGCGGAGACTCGTCGAAGTTGTCGCACTGAATATCGACGGTTTGTTCGTGAGTTACCCGGTTACGCCGGTAAATTCCGGCCTCGACGGGAACCCAGTTGAGCAGATGGACCAACCACCGTGGGGTGATCGACTCCATCTGCGGAACGGTCTTCGTAGCATTCGCCAGGGTCCGGGCAGCTTCATCGCCCAGCGCAACCGGCTGTGGAACAGCTTTCGTCATCGAACCACCTCGGGATCGGCAAATCCACCGTTACCAGCTCGATCATGCTAGCCCCTGCCCCTCGGCTTGCCCGGATCGCGCCTATTGTCCGCCTTGTTCCGCGTGCCGCGTCGATGACCGCAGTCCCGTGGCGATTATCGGGTGGTGTGTTCTCCGCCGTTGACCGCCAGCACCTGACCGGTCACCTGACGGGCGCCGGGGGAGGCGAGGTAGTGGACCGCCGCGGCCACATCCTCGGGCACGCCGGGGCGGCGGGTGTGCGTGGCGGCGATGAGTGCGTCGCGCCGCTCGTCCGTCAACGAGTCGTGGAAGAACTCGGTGGCGGCGATATAGCCGGGTGCGACGACATTCGCGGTGATGCCGTGTGGCCCCAACTCCGCGGACAGCTGCGCGTTCCACGAGGCGAGACCGGCCTTGGCCGCCGCGTAGGCGGTCCCGCCCTTGTCTGCGGCGATCGAACCGATGTGCACCACGGACCCTCCGCTGGTCAGCCGGTCGCGCAGTGCCGAGGTCATCAGTACCGCGCTGATCAAGTTGGCGTCCAGGTTGGCCCGCCAGGCGGCGGCCAGACTCGCCAGGTCGGTCGGCGCCTCCCGGCCGATGTCGGTATTGCTACCGGCATTGTTGACCAGGACGTCGATGTCCTGGGGGAGTTGGTCGAGGAGCGCCTCGATCTGTGCCGGATCGGTCGCGTCACACGTGTGCGCCGTGATGCCGAGTTCCGCTGCCGTTGTGCGCAGTTGCTCGGCTCGGCGGCCGGTGATCACGACCGTGTCGCCCCCGGCCGCGAAAGTGCTCGCGATGGCTCGGCCGATCCCGGTCGCGCCACCGGTTACCACGATGTTCCGTCCCATGTCGCTCTCCTTCTCGTGTAGGTTTAGACCTAAACGTATACGTCGTTTAGACCTAAACGCAACCGGGAGTGGCATGGACAACAACGACCCCGTCGACGCGATCGCGCTGGCCTGGCGCCGCGAGCGGCCCGGCACCCCCGTCGACGCCATCGGCGTCGTAACGCGAATCTGGCAGCTCGCCAAGACATTCGGCGACGACCGCCGCCGGGTGCTCGCCACCGAGGGCGTCGACACCGCCACCCTCGACCTGCTCAGCGTCCTTCGCCGCAGCGGCCCGCCTTACCGGTTGACCACGCGAGAGCTCAAAGACCAAACCATGCTCACCGCCGGCGCCATCTCCCAGCGGGTAGCGCGCGCCGAAGCGGACGACCTGGTCACCCGCACACCCATGGGCGACGGTTCGCGCGGCGTGGCCGTCTCCCTCACGCCATCTGGCCACGCCTTGGTCGAGCGCCTGGTCGACCACGTGCTCGGCCGTGAGGCAGAACTACTCTCCGGCCTCACCGCCGAGCAGCAGCGAAACCTCACCGACCTGCTCAGAATCCTGCATCAGGACCTGATGTCGCGCCTCGACATCCGCAAGATCACGCAGGTAGGTTCCGCGGATATCTGAATGCCCGAAAGCTGTTGGGCGGGAATCGGAAAGCTCAGCGCAGGGCGAGGGCGAGGAAGAAGTCGACGCGGTCTTCGAGGCGGGAGAGGTCTCGGGCGGTGAGCTCCTCGATGCGCTGGATGCGGTAGCGCAAGGTGTTGACGTGCACGTGCAGGAGGTCGGCGCATTTGGTCCAGGAGCCGGAGACCTCGAGGAAGGTCTCCAGGGTGTGCACCAGGTCGGCGCGGTTGTCCTGGTCGTAGGTGGTGAGCGGGTCGAGCAGGCGCAGGCGGAACATGCGGCGGACCTCGTCGGGGACGGAGGCGAGCAACAGCATGTGGGTGGCGAGTTCGTCGTGGCCGACGACGCTCGCGGGTTGTAGTCGGCCCGCGGCCATGCGGCGGGCGTAGCGCGCCTCTTCGACGGCGCCGCGCAACCCCTCGCCGTCGACTACGCCGCTGACGCCGACCGAAAGGCGGCTCCCGCGCAGACCCGGCTCCAAAGCGGTTACCGCCCGGTTGATTTCGTCGATGACCGGCGTGTCCGGCCCGGCCGGAATCAGGGCGATCGCCTCGTCGTCCACCACACCGGCGGCGGGCCTTCTGCCGTAAAGGATTTCGCGCAGCAGCACGCGTAATTCGCCGGGGCGCAAGGTGTCGTCGGCGGCGGCCGCGACGGCGATATAGGTTTCCGCGGGCCCGAGGCCGGTGAGTTCAAGGCGCGAGATGATCTCGGTCGGTTTGCCGTCGGAGACGATCAGTTCGATGAGTTCCTGGGCGAGTCGCCCCTCGGCGCTCTGCCGGTCGTCCTGGCGTGCGCGTTCCAGCGAGACGACCGCGGCGAGTTCACCGGCCAGCGCGCGCCGCTCCTCGGGCCATTCGGTGTAATCGCCCTCGAAGACCAGGAACCAGTCGGCGGCCCGAGAGGTGCGGTGCTCGTCCACCGCGAACAGCGAGAATCGTCCGCTCTCGTGCGGAAACGCGGACGGCAGGCGACGGGCGCTGAGAAACGCGGTGGTTACCTCGACCGGCGGCGGCGCGGCCGGCCCGGCCACCGCCCGCCCGGTAGACGACATCACCCAGCAGCGCATGCCGAGATCGCGTTCGATCAGCTCCAGCACCGAACCGAGCCCGGCACCGGAGACGAGCTGGCGATGCCGATCCAGGATCGCGGTCAGATCCGCCGCCCGTCCGGTGGACAGATTGCGGGTGATCTGCTCGGTGACCGCCGCGAACGCGACATCTTCCGGCACCCGGAACAGCGGAATCCGATGCTTCCGGCACGCCTCTACGACATCCGGTGGCGCACCGCCGTACCGTGCGTCGCCCGCTGCCAGCCCCGCGACACCGGCCTGGGCCAGTGCCCGGACGAACACCTCACTGTCGGCGGGGTCGTGCCGCCACTGCATACCGGTGAGTACGAGTTCCCCGCCGGAGAGGTAGCGGCCCGGATCGAGCATGTCCGTTGTCACAACCCAGCGAACGAACCGGTCCAGCTCTTCCTCGCCGGTGACGAGCTCGAGCCCCAGGTCCGCCATGGTCAACAGTGATCGAAGGCGCACGTTGCGAAGGCTAACAGTCGGCCCCCCGGTGAACGCCCTTGGACATTCACACAAAGAGTTCGGTGTGAACTGGCGCACAGTTCAGATTTCTCGTTTCTAGCTGCGGTCTTGCCCGGCGGGTGTACTTGCGGGACAGATTGGCGAACCCCGACAGGAGGTCAGATGGCAGGCGACATCGGATGGCTCAACTCGTTGCCACCGGAGGCGGCCGTGCAGGAATTGCTGACCTGCTGCGCGTCCCGCCAGTGGGCGCAGAAGGTGGCGGCATCACGGCCTTACCCCGACGCCGCGAGCGCCACCGCCGCGGCCGTTGCCGCGGTATGCGAGCTGAGTTGGCCGGATGTCGAGGAGGCGCTGTCGGCGCATCCGCGCATCGGCGATCGTGCCAAGGCGGAATTGTCCGAACGCGAGGCGACGTGGTCACGCGGCGAACAGTCCGCGGCCGCGACCGCCGATGCCGCCGTGCTGGCCGAGCTCGCCGCGGGCAACCAGGCCTACGAGGACCGTTTCGGTCACGTCTTCCTGATCCGGGCCACCGGTCGCAGCGCCGAGGAGATCCTCAGCGAATTGCGTAAGCGCCTCGCGCATTCGGTGCTCGACGAGCGCATCAAGGTGCAGAGCGAACTCGCCGACATCACCCGCCTGCGCGTGCGAAAGCTGCTGGGGGACACGTGAGTCTGTCCACCCACGTGCTGAACGCGGTGACCGGGCGCCCCGCCGCCGGACTGCGGGTCCAGCTCTCCCGCGCCGACGGCACCGTGCTCGCCGAGCGGCACACCGACGACGACGGCCGCGTCAAAGACCTGCCCGCCCCCGAAACCGGAACGCACCGGCTGACTTTCGACACCGGCGAGATCAGCCCGTTCTACCCCTCGGTCGCCATCGACTTCACCGTCGCCGACCCGGCCGCGCACTACCACGTGCCGCTGCTGCTCAGTCCGTATTCCTACTCCACCTATCGAGGTAGCTGAACAATGTCGATCAAGCTCGGACCGAACCGATATGGCAAAGCGGAGACCCATGTCGTCAGTGTGTCGAAAAACGGTGGTGTGCACGAGATCCGGGATCTCAATGTGGGTGTCGCACTGTCCGGCGACATGGATGAGGTCCACCTCACCGGCGACAACGCCGCGGTGCTGCCGACCGACACGCAGAAGAACACTGTCTTCGCGTTCGCCAAGGAGCACGGCATCTCCTCGCCCGAGGCGTTCGGTGTGCTGCTGGCCGAACATTTCGTCGGATCGCAGCCGTCCATTCACCACGCGCGGGTCAGCGTCGAGGAATACGCCTGGGAGCGGATTGTTCTCGGCGCGAGCAACGAGCAGCATTCGTTCGTGCGTTCCGGTCAGGAAATTCGCACCGCACGGATACATTACGACGGCGAAAAGACTTGGGTCGTCGCGGGTTTGCAGGGTCTGGTGGTGTTGAACTCGACGGGTTCGGAGTTCCACGGCTACATCAAGGACAAGTACACGACGCTGCAGGAAGCCTACGACCGCGTCCTGGCCACCGAGGTCAACGCGGAGTGGCGCTACACCGGCGAGCCGAGCGACTGGGACAAGACCTACCGCGAAGCCAGGCGCGCCCTGCTGGAGGCGTTCGCCGAGACCTACAGCTACTCGCTGCAGCAGACGCTGTACGCGATGGGCGAGCGAGTACTGGCCGCCTGTCCGGAGATCGGCGAGGTCCGGCTGTCGCTGCCCAACAAGCACCACTTCGTCGTCGACCTGTCCGCCTTCGGACTGGCGAACGACAACGAGGTGTTCTACGCCGCCGATCGCCCCTACGGCCTGATCGAAGGCACCGTGCTGCGCGAGGACGCGCCCGCGGCCGGACCGGCGTGGGAGTGACGATGGACTTCTTGCGACCCACCAGTTGGGCGGACGCCCTCGACATCAAGGCGAGCCGACCGGACGCCACCCCCATCCAGGGCGGCACCGATATGATGGTCGAGCTCAATTTCGACAAGGGCCGCCCGAGCGCCCTGCTCGACCTCAACCCCTGCCGGGAGTTGTTCGAGTACCAGGAAATCGACGGCAAGCTGCGCATCGGCGCGGGAGTTCCGTACGTCCGGATCATCAACCGGCTCGGCGACCGGCTGCCGGGTCTGGCCCAGGCCTCGCGCACCGTCGGCTCGCCGCAGATCCGCAATCGCGGCACCGTCGGCGGCAATCTCGGCGCCGCCTCCCCGGCCGGCGATACCCACCCCGCGCTGCTCGCGGGTGATGCGGTGATCGAGGTCGAATCGGCCGCCCGCGGCAGCCGGATGATCCCGATCGACGACTTCTACGTCTGGGTGAAGAAGAACGCCCTCGAACCGGACGAGCTGATCCGCGCGATCTGGCTGGCTCCGGCCGCGGGGCCGCAATACTTCTCGAAGGTCGGTACCCGCAATGCCATGGTGATCGCGGTCTGCTCGTTCGCCGTCGCGCTGTATCCCGATGCCGGGACGGCGCGCACCGGCATCGGCTCCGCGGGCCCGACACCGTTGCGGGCCAGGCCAGCCGAGGAATTCCTTGCCGCGCAACTGCCTTGGCAGGATCCCGCCCCGCTCACCGAGCCGGTGCTGCGCGAGTTCGGCGCGCTGGTATCGGCCGCGGCGGCACCCATCGATGACGTCCGCGGCACCGCGGACTACCGCAAACACGCCCTGTCGGTGTTGGCTCGCCGCACCCTGAGCTGGGCGTGGACGGACTACCTGACAGAAAGGAAGGCAGCCTGATGCGGGTGACCTTCGACGTGAACGGCTCGCGGGAGACCGTCGACGATGTGTGGGAGGGCGAGAGCCTGCTCTACATGCTGCGCGAGCGGATGGGCCTGCCCGGCTCCAAGAACGCCTGCGAGCAAGGCGAATGCGGCTCGTGCACAGTCTATTTGGACGGCACGCCGGTATGTTCCTGCCTGGTCGCGGCCGGTCAGGCCGAGGGCCGCTCGGTGCGCACGGTGGAGGGCCTTACGCAGGGCGCGAAGCTCGATCCGATGCAGCAGGCGTTCGTCGAGGCGGGTGCGGTCCAATGCGGTTTCTGTACACCTGGTCTCATCGTGCAGGCGCACGACCTGATCGAGCACAACCCCGATCCCTCGGATGTGGAGATCCGCGAAGCGCTGGCCGGAAACCTCTGCCGCTGCACCGGATACGAGAAGATCCTCGATGCCGTGCGGCTCGCGGCCCAGCGGAAGGCGGCAGAATGACCATGGCATCGCGTAGCGATTCGATCAGGGGCGGCGGCCGGGCGACGGGTGGGCCGAAGGTCGTTATCGAAAACGCCTACATCGCACCGGTAGTCGGTCCGGAAATCGCCTCGGGTCACCTCGTGATCGCCGACGGCAGGATCGAATCCCTCGGCGCCGGACCGGCGCCCGCCGTGCCGGACGCGCAACGCATCGACGGCACCGGCTGTCTGGTCACTCCTGGCCTGATCAACACCCACCACCACCTCTACCAGTGGGCGTCCCAGGGCCTGTTCCAGGACTCGACGCTGTTCGAGTGGCTGACCGGGCTTTACCGGACCTGGGCGCGGATGGACGCCGAAGTCGTCTACGGCGCGGCCTCGGCCGGGTTGGGCTGGATGGCGCTGACCGGCTGCACCACCAGCAGCGATCACCACTACATCTTCCCGCAGGGTCGCGGCGATCTGTTCGACGCCGAAGTCCGTGCGGCGCACGAGCTCGGCATCCGATTCCACCCGTGCCGCGGCTCGATGGACCGCGGCCAGTCCGACGGTGGCCTGCCGCCGGACGAGGTGGTGGAGGATCGGGACGCGATCCTGCGGAACACCTCGGAGATCATCGACAAATACCACGATCCGT from Nocardia iowensis includes these protein-coding regions:
- a CDS encoding family 2A encapsulin nanocompartment cargo protein cysteine desulfurase, whose product is MTTHRPTGADIPRPANEGGAEWMLPDEATLNRLAGAFFSALPSGSTGLPAAPVGVSVAQPDLPTSPPNVPVPSPVPAVTSAGAPGFSGATHPGLHPQQPSAAAPGTQGLSGTNPPGGRVPQPSVPASSGAQGLAGAAPVSARTPTSAASGTQGSSRTTPASVHVPGRSSASSGAQGDSDTTPPGGRTPEPSVPGWGRDVPMADAAGLPAHPPVSTAGVHTDPFLTALPSLREVLSPQRFPDAAPQQAAAAPSFYFLESPGSAAPSQLPDAHPPFDVYTVRKDFPILREQVNGHPLVWFDNAATTQKPRSVIERIAHFYEHENSNIHRAAHELAARSTDAYEQARAIVARFIGASSTEEIIFVRGATEGINLIAQTWGRKNIHAGDEIIISHLEHHANIVPWQLLAAETGAQLKVIPVDDTGELMLGEYTRLLSDRTKLVSVAHVSNALGTITPVREIVAEAQRAGAVTIVDGAQSVPHTSIDVRSIGADFFVFSGHKLFGPTGIGVVYGKSEILQDVPPWQGGGNMISDVTLERSLFQPPPGRFEAGTGNIADAVGLGTAIEYVERIGMDAIARYEHELLEYATPRVAAVRGVRLVGTAADKASVLSFVMAGCEPIDIGKALNEKGIAVRAGHHCAQPILRRLGLEATVRPSFAFYNTFDEIDRMVAILEQIAVRSPR
- a CDS encoding family 2A encapsulin nanocompartment shell protein produces the protein MTKAVPQPVALGDEAARTLANATKTVPQMESITPRWLVHLLNWVPVEAGIYRRNRVTHEQTVDIQCDNFDESPLPETFIDYERDPREYRLKAVHTILDVHTRVSDLYSSPHDQIAQQLRLTIEAIKEHQEGELINSPDYGLITNAAKKQRLSTIAGPPTPDDLDNLITRVWKEPGFFLTHPQGIAAFGRECTRRGVPPPTVSMFGSQFLTWRGIPIIPSDKVPVERGKTKFLLIRTGEARQGVVGLYQPGLAGEQGPGLSVKFMGIDRSAIASYLVSLYCSLAILVDDAVAVLDGAEVGKFHDYAPTYRG
- a CDS encoding SDR family NAD(P)-dependent oxidoreductase, encoding MGRNIVVTGGATGIGRAIASTFAAGGDTVVITGRRAEQLRTTAAELGITAHTCDATDPAQIEALLDQLPQDIDVLVNNAGSNTDIGREAPTDLASLAAAWRANLDANLISAVLMTSALRDRLTSGGSVVHIGSIAADKGGTAYAAAKAGLASWNAQLSAELGPHGITANVVAPGYIAATEFFHDSLTDERRDALIAATHTRRPGVPEDVAAAVHYLASPGARQVTGQVLAVNGGEHTTR
- a CDS encoding MarR family winged helix-turn-helix transcriptional regulator — translated: MDNNDPVDAIALAWRRERPGTPVDAIGVVTRIWQLAKTFGDDRRRVLATEGVDTATLDLLSVLRRSGPPYRLTTRELKDQTMLTAGAISQRVARAEADDLVTRTPMGDGSRGVAVSLTPSGHALVERLVDHVLGREAELLSGLTAEQQRNLTDLLRILHQDLMSRLDIRKITQVGSADI
- a CDS encoding PucR family transcriptional regulator translates to MRLRSLLTMADLGLELVTGEEELDRFVRWVVTTDMLDPGRYLSGGELVLTGMQWRHDPADSEVFVRALAQAGVAGLAAGDARYGGAPPDVVEACRKHRIPLFRVPEDVAFAAVTEQITRNLSTGRAADLTAILDRHRQLVSGAGLGSVLELIERDLGMRCWVMSSTGRAVAGPAAPPPVEVTTAFLSARRLPSAFPHESGRFSLFAVDEHRTSRAADWFLVFEGDYTEWPEERRALAGELAAVVSLERARQDDRQSAEGRLAQELIELIVSDGKPTEIISRLELTGLGPAETYIAVAAAADDTLRPGELRVLLREILYGRRPAAGVVDDEAIALIPAGPDTPVIDEINRAVTALEPGLRGSRLSVGVSGVVDGEGLRGAVEEARYARRMAAGRLQPASVVGHDELATHMLLLASVPDEVRRMFRLRLLDPLTTYDQDNRADLVHTLETFLEVSGSWTKCADLLHVHVNTLRYRIQRIEELTARDLSRLEDRVDFFLALALR
- the uraD gene encoding 2-oxo-4-hydroxy-4-carboxy-5-ureidoimidazoline decarboxylase, translated to MAGDIGWLNSLPPEAAVQELLTCCASRQWAQKVAASRPYPDAASATAAAVAAVCELSWPDVEEALSAHPRIGDRAKAELSEREATWSRGEQSAAATADAAVLAELAAGNQAYEDRFGHVFLIRATGRSAEEILSELRKRLAHSVLDERIKVQSELADITRLRVRKLLGDT
- the uraH gene encoding hydroxyisourate hydrolase, encoding MSLSTHVLNAVTGRPAAGLRVQLSRADGTVLAERHTDDDGRVKDLPAPETGTHRLTFDTGEISPFYPSVAIDFTVADPAAHYHVPLLLSPYSYSTYRGS
- the pucL gene encoding factor-independent urate hydroxylase is translated as MSIKLGPNRYGKAETHVVSVSKNGGVHEIRDLNVGVALSGDMDEVHLTGDNAAVLPTDTQKNTVFAFAKEHGISSPEAFGVLLAEHFVGSQPSIHHARVSVEEYAWERIVLGASNEQHSFVRSGQEIRTARIHYDGEKTWVVAGLQGLVVLNSTGSEFHGYIKDKYTTLQEAYDRVLATEVNAEWRYTGEPSDWDKTYREARRALLEAFAETYSYSLQQTLYAMGERVLAACPEIGEVRLSLPNKHHFVVDLSAFGLANDNEVFYAADRPYGLIEGTVLREDAPAAGPAWE
- a CDS encoding FAD binding domain-containing protein: MDFLRPTSWADALDIKASRPDATPIQGGTDMMVELNFDKGRPSALLDLNPCRELFEYQEIDGKLRIGAGVPYVRIINRLGDRLPGLAQASRTVGSPQIRNRGTVGGNLGAASPAGDTHPALLAGDAVIEVESAARGSRMIPIDDFYVWVKKNALEPDELIRAIWLAPAAGPQYFSKVGTRNAMVIAVCSFAVALYPDAGTARTGIGSAGPTPLRARPAEEFLAAQLPWQDPAPLTEPVLREFGALVSAAAAPIDDVRGTADYRKHALSVLARRTLSWAWTDYLTERKAA
- a CDS encoding (2Fe-2S)-binding protein, with protein sequence MRVTFDVNGSRETVDDVWEGESLLYMLRERMGLPGSKNACEQGECGSCTVYLDGTPVCSCLVAAGQAEGRSVRTVEGLTQGAKLDPMQQAFVEAGAVQCGFCTPGLIVQAHDLIEHNPDPSDVEIREALAGNLCRCTGYEKILDAVRLAAQRKAAE